Proteins found in one Ischnura elegans chromosome 11, ioIscEleg1.1, whole genome shotgun sequence genomic segment:
- the LOC124168073 gene encoding transcription termination factor, mitochondrial-like isoform X1, with protein MLAPASARFIYASRSNFITLTNFSSHVLKSYVNLPPKLNANFRKGTSVRLMCKFSPKLSLSDTGDDSTEKEESKYLFQKLTRKENAARLMDCTGCTESVALSILRDYPRLKFISSGEISKIMKLLNENGLQNETVFANYWLLAETTDSLSEKLAVLAEMGIKNNDIAAPLLRFPTERLKKTSVWCQAEGDKGKNKLSYVSDRLECDPADVALAVSVHDFLLSVPFERMVEILDLLLGEGVPPAKILKDMWVFRYRTEKVLKRIQMARNGKVAQFKPWMVRCTEKILNDTIRVQAERREVYGPHNNSKVEYISSRLKLSREETEMILRRQPTLRVTGAAKLCNFLDFLYGKEGETERSPNFDPISVWSLSKILCHSLGTLKERHERLKALGYEAKHPIVLYQSKRKFEEFVRELKKAAAENSKQFEVYNSKVRKINASKNVNR; from the exons ATGTTGGCACCAGCTTCAGCACGATTTATATATGCTAGCCGTAGTAATTTTATAACTTTGACGAACTTTAGTAGCCATGTTTTGAAATCATACGTAAATTTACCTCCTAAGTTAAACGCCAACTTTCGCAAGGGAACATCAGTACGTCTTATGTGTAAATTTAGTCCAAAGTTAAGTTTATCTGATACTGGTGATGACAGTACGGAAAAAGAAGAGtctaaatatttattccaaaagcTGACTCGGAAAGAGAATGCTGCCCGGCTGATGGACTGCACTGGTTGCACTGAGTCAGTGGCTCTTTCAATATTGAGGGACTATCCTAGATTGAAATTTATAAGTTCtggtgaaatttcaaaaattatgaagttatTAAACGAAAATGGTTTGCAAAATGAAACGGTTTTTGCGAATTACTGGCTCCTCGCTGAAACAACAG ATTCTCTAAGTGAAAAGTTGGCTGTTTTAGCCGAAATGGGAATCAAGAACAACGACATCGCAGCTCCTTTACTTCGCTTTCCGACAGAGAGACTGAAGAAAACGTCTGTATGGTGCCAAGCTGAGGGTGACAAGGGAAAGAATAAGTTGTCGTATGTTTCTGATAGGTTGGAG TGTGATCCGGCCGATGTTGCACTTGCTGTGTCTGTCCATGATTTTCTTCTCAGCGTACCGTTTGAACGTATGGTAGAAATTTTGGATTTACTATTGG GTGAAGGAGTCCCACCAGCAAAGATCTTGAAGGACATGTGGGTGTTTCGCTATCGGACGGAGAAAGTGCTGAAGCGAATACAGATGGCCAGGAATGGGAAGGTTGCACAATTCAAGCCATGGATGGTGCGCTGTACAGAAAAAATTCTCAATGA CACGATTCGTGTTCAAGCAGAGAGACGTGAAGTCTATGGGCCACACAATAATTCCAAGGTGGAATACATTTCATCTCGGCTGAAGTTGAGCCGGGAGGAGACTGAGATGATTCTTCGTCGACAACCTACTTTGAGGGTAACGGGTGCAGCCAAGCTGTGCAACTTTTTGGACTTCCTTTATGGCAAAGAAG GTGAAACAGAAAGAAGTCCCAACTTTGATCCGATTTCAGTTTGGAGTTTATCTAAGATTCTTTGCCACAGTCTTGGCACTTTGAAAGAGAGGCATGAGCGTTTGAAAGCCCTTGGCTATGAAGCAAAACATCCTATTGTCCTTTACCAATCAAAGAGGAAGTTTGAGGAATTCGTGCGAGAACTGAAAAAGGCGGCCGCAGAAAATTCTAAGCAATTTGAAGTCTATAACTCTAAAGTGAGGAAGATAAATGCATCCAAAAATGTGAACAGATGA
- the LOC124168073 gene encoding transcription termination factor, mitochondrial-like isoform X2, whose product MGIKNNDIAAPLLRFPTERLKKTSVWCQAEGDKGKNKLSYVSDRLECDPADVALAVSVHDFLLSVPFERMVEILDLLLGEGVPPAKILKDMWVFRYRTEKVLKRIQMARNGKVAQFKPWMVRCTEKILNDTIRVQAERREVYGPHNNSKVEYISSRLKLSREETEMILRRQPTLRVTGAAKLCNFLDFLYGKEGETERSPNFDPISVWSLSKILCHSLGTLKERHERLKALGYEAKHPIVLYQSKRKFEEFVRELKKAAAENSKQFEVYNSKVRKINASKNVNR is encoded by the exons ATGGGAATCAAGAACAACGACATCGCAGCTCCTTTACTTCGCTTTCCGACAGAGAGACTGAAGAAAACGTCTGTATGGTGCCAAGCTGAGGGTGACAAGGGAAAGAATAAGTTGTCGTATGTTTCTGATAGGTTGGAG TGTGATCCGGCCGATGTTGCACTTGCTGTGTCTGTCCATGATTTTCTTCTCAGCGTACCGTTTGAACGTATGGTAGAAATTTTGGATTTACTATTGG GTGAAGGAGTCCCACCAGCAAAGATCTTGAAGGACATGTGGGTGTTTCGCTATCGGACGGAGAAAGTGCTGAAGCGAATACAGATGGCCAGGAATGGGAAGGTTGCACAATTCAAGCCATGGATGGTGCGCTGTACAGAAAAAATTCTCAATGA CACGATTCGTGTTCAAGCAGAGAGACGTGAAGTCTATGGGCCACACAATAATTCCAAGGTGGAATACATTTCATCTCGGCTGAAGTTGAGCCGGGAGGAGACTGAGATGATTCTTCGTCGACAACCTACTTTGAGGGTAACGGGTGCAGCCAAGCTGTGCAACTTTTTGGACTTCCTTTATGGCAAAGAAG GTGAAACAGAAAGAAGTCCCAACTTTGATCCGATTTCAGTTTGGAGTTTATCTAAGATTCTTTGCCACAGTCTTGGCACTTTGAAAGAGAGGCATGAGCGTTTGAAAGCCCTTGGCTATGAAGCAAAACATCCTATTGTCCTTTACCAATCAAAGAGGAAGTTTGAGGAATTCGTGCGAGAACTGAAAAAGGCGGCCGCAGAAAATTCTAAGCAATTTGAAGTCTATAACTCTAAAGTGAGGAAGATAAATGCATCCAAAAATGTGAACAGATGA